In Microcoleus sp. FACHB-672, one DNA window encodes the following:
- a CDS encoding peptidoglycan-binding domain-containing protein has product MQLTDKQLSSTQATAQLNKPLLVLGSKGDAVIELQKLLNHWGYCPVVDGSFGPATLEFVKAFQRRVFLQPDGIVGNLTWQALYTGAPINMPVLQRGSKGQAVMTVQETLQIIGQYTGLIDGDFGPMTDSAVRNFQANAGLVADGIVGSRTWYALSKVFAPIGC; this is encoded by the coding sequence ATGCAACTCACTGATAAGCAACTTTCTTCTACCCAAGCTACCGCTCAACTGAACAAGCCTCTCCTGGTACTCGGATCAAAAGGCGACGCCGTTATAGAACTGCAAAAGCTCCTTAATCACTGGGGTTACTGCCCTGTGGTTGATGGGAGCTTTGGGCCGGCAACCTTAGAATTTGTGAAAGCCTTTCAGCGTCGCGTCTTCCTCCAACCCGATGGCATTGTTGGGAATTTAACCTGGCAAGCGCTTTACACCGGCGCTCCTATTAATATGCCGGTTTTACAACGGGGAAGCAAAGGTCAAGCAGTCATGACAGTTCAGGAAACCCTGCAAATTATTGGCCAATACACGGGCCTGATTGACGGTGATTTTGGCCCCATGACTGACAGCGCCGTTCGCAATTTCCAAGCAAATGCCGGTTTAGTCGCTGATGGCATTGTTGGTTCAAGGACGTGGTATGCCTTGAGCAAAGTTTTCGCACCAATCGGGTGCTAA
- a CDS encoding DUF655 domain-containing protein: MRIFSPTHRHLSYALVLALTLAACKDRQPQPQRLAPLPQDAFVQVYFNHSQTAEYTEPYRHYQRAGDDLEGLIVDTIASARLTLDVAVQELRLPEIAKAIVERHKAGVKVRLILENTYSRPWSTFKPAEVKELSERESDRYSEFRRLVDINGDNELSPDEIKQRDALVVLRDAGVAIIDDTADGSKGSNLMHHKFVIVDGAAVILTSANFTSSDIHGDFKSADSRGNANNLLKIDSSEVAALFTQEFNLMWGDGPAGKLDSKFGVKKPFRPARQVQLGQTAVTVQFSPVSKSVTWNQSPNGFIGQTLGAASQSINLALFVFSEQQLANIIEASHQQGVEVRALIDSSFAYRSYSEGLDMMGVALGDNCKYEPNNRPWQNPITTVGVPMLPPGDLLHHKFAVVDDKTTIAGSHNWSDVANTGNDETVLVVQSPAVAAHFKREFERLYTGAQLGVPVMIQRRVQALQQQCVPAVASQNSSKGKPVPLGSPPAISRQDKTQTEQRINLNTATQQELEALPGVGPKLAQQIVAARQQKPFTSVEDLDRVPGVGPKMLEKLRDRVTW, from the coding sequence GTGCGGATATTTTCCCCAACTCATCGGCATTTAAGCTATGCCTTGGTGCTGGCACTGACTCTCGCTGCTTGTAAAGATCGGCAGCCCCAACCGCAGCGACTGGCACCTCTGCCGCAAGATGCTTTTGTTCAGGTCTATTTCAATCACTCTCAAACGGCTGAGTATACTGAGCCTTACCGGCATTACCAACGTGCGGGTGATGATTTAGAAGGGTTAATTGTTGATACCATTGCCAGTGCCCGTTTGACGCTGGATGTTGCGGTTCAGGAGTTGCGCTTACCTGAAATTGCAAAAGCGATTGTTGAACGCCACAAAGCTGGGGTGAAGGTGAGATTAATTCTGGAAAATACCTACAGCCGGCCTTGGAGTACGTTCAAACCTGCGGAAGTTAAAGAACTGTCGGAACGAGAGAGTGATCGCTACAGCGAATTTCGGCGTTTAGTAGATATCAACGGCGATAATGAGCTAAGTCCAGATGAAATTAAACAAAGAGATGCTTTAGTTGTATTACGTGATGCCGGCGTCGCGATCATTGATGATACAGCCGACGGATCGAAAGGCAGCAATCTGATGCATCACAAATTTGTGATCGTTGATGGTGCAGCAGTCATTCTTACTTCAGCGAATTTTACGAGTAGTGATATTCATGGGGATTTTAAATCGGCTGATAGTCGAGGCAATGCTAATAATTTACTAAAAATTGATAGTTCTGAGGTGGCTGCTTTATTTACTCAAGAATTTAATTTGATGTGGGGCGATGGGCCGGCAGGTAAATTAGATAGTAAATTTGGGGTGAAAAAACCGTTTCGACCGGCCCGACAAGTTCAATTAGGTCAAACTGCTGTTACGGTGCAATTTTCTCCCGTCTCTAAAAGCGTCACTTGGAACCAAAGTCCTAATGGATTTATCGGCCAAACATTAGGTGCGGCAAGTCAATCGATTAATCTGGCTTTGTTTGTATTTTCTGAACAGCAACTTGCCAATATTATTGAAGCTTCCCATCAGCAAGGCGTCGAAGTTCGAGCGTTAATTGATTCGAGTTTTGCTTATAGAAGTTATAGCGAGGGATTGGATATGATGGGGGTGGCTCTGGGTGACAATTGCAAATATGAACCCAACAATCGGCCCTGGCAAAATCCCATTACAACGGTCGGGGTGCCCATGCTGCCGCCTGGAGATTTGTTGCATCACAAATTTGCTGTTGTGGATGATAAAACGACAATAGCCGGCTCGCATAATTGGAGTGATGTGGCGAACACCGGCAACGATGAAACGGTGTTGGTGGTTCAAAGTCCGGCAGTTGCCGCCCATTTTAAGCGGGAATTTGAACGCCTTTATACGGGTGCTCAATTGGGGGTGCCGGTGATGATTCAGCGAAGAGTGCAGGCGCTACAGCAACAGTGTGTGCCGGCTGTAGCCTCCCAAAATTCTTCAAAAGGTAAGCCGGTTCCTTTGGGTTCTCCACCGGCTATTAGCCGGCAAGACAAGACTCAAACTGAACAGCGAATCAATCTCAACACCGCCACTCAGCAAGAATTAGAGGCACTGCCAGGAGTGGGGCCAAAATTAGCTCAGCAGATCGTCGCGGCGCGGCAGCAAAAACCCTTTACATCGGTTGAAGATTTAGATCGCGTGCCAGGAGTCGGCCCAAAAATGTTAGAGAAGTTACGAGATCGCGTTACTTGGTAA
- a CDS encoding cysteine desulfurase family protein has translation MQIYLDYSATTPPRPEAIVAMQNALTQQWGNPSSIHEWGQRAATVVEMARSQVAGLLNAPSPDSIIFTSGGTEANNLAILGVARRYKTPQHLIISSVEHSAVTAPAALLEQSGWQVTRLPVDAQGRIDPSDLKDALRPNTVLVSVIYGQSEVGTLQPIQVLGDITRAHGALFHTDAVQVAGRLPMDVKQLPVDLLSLSSHKIYGPQGAGALYVRAGVELVPLLSGGGQEFMLRSGTQAVPAIAGFGIAAELAQQEMTAEIPRLIQLRDRLFDQMAGTAGLVPTGHRWHRLPHHVSFCLTNTCTSEPITGRTLVRQMNMAGIAISSGSACSSGKLNPSPVLLAMGYSEPAATAAIRLTLGRETTEADVDWTAMALKQVLERLMPVKLAVSC, from the coding sequence ATGCAAATTTATTTGGATTACAGCGCCACCACCCCGCCGCGCCCAGAGGCGATCGTCGCGATGCAAAATGCCCTGACTCAGCAGTGGGGCAATCCTTCCAGCATCCACGAGTGGGGGCAAAGAGCCGCAACAGTGGTGGAGATGGCCAGAAGCCAAGTGGCCGGCCTGCTGAATGCGCCTTCCCCAGATTCAATCATTTTTACTTCTGGCGGCACAGAGGCCAACAATTTGGCGATTTTGGGGGTTGCCAGACGCTACAAAACGCCTCAACATCTGATTATTTCCAGCGTAGAGCATTCAGCGGTGACGGCACCGGCAGCTTTATTAGAGCAGTCGGGGTGGCAAGTGACCCGACTGCCGGTGGATGCTCAAGGACGCATCGATCCGAGCGATTTAAAAGATGCTCTGCGACCGAATACTGTTTTGGTGTCCGTGATCTATGGGCAAAGCGAAGTGGGAACGCTGCAACCGATTCAGGTGCTAGGCGATATCACCCGCGCTCACGGGGCGCTGTTTCACACCGATGCGGTTCAGGTTGCCGGTCGCCTGCCGATGGATGTGAAACAATTGCCGGTAGATCTACTATCGCTTTCCAGCCATAAAATTTATGGCCCTCAAGGAGCCGGTGCGCTTTATGTCCGCGCCGGCGTTGAGTTAGTGCCGTTACTAAGCGGGGGCGGCCAAGAATTTATGCTGCGCTCTGGAACCCAAGCAGTGCCGGCTATTGCGGGATTTGGCATAGCGGCTGAGCTGGCGCAGCAAGAAATGACGGCGGAGATTCCCCGGCTAATCCAGTTGCGTGATCGCTTGTTTGACCAAATGGCGGGGACTGCCGGCCTTGTGCCCACCGGCCACCGTTGGCACCGGCTACCCCACCACGTTAGTTTTTGCCTCACCAACACTTGCACCTCAGAACCGATCACCGGCAGAACGCTTGTTCGCCAGATGAACATGGCCGGCATTGCCATCAGTTCTGGCTCGGCTTGTAGCAGCGGCAAACTCAACCCCAGCCCTGTCCTGCTAGCAATGGGATACAGCGAGCCGGCTGCCACCGCTGCCATCCGCCTCACCCTAGGACGAGAGACAACAGAAGCAGATGTGGACTGGACGGCAATGGCACTTAAGCAAGTTCTGGAACGGCTGATGCCAGTAAAATTGGCTGTTAGCTGTTAG
- a CDS encoding DUF1995 family protein — MAAIPKDLDEAIAQAQAATKAAIADGLRRLQVEIVIPELKVQPIAEKFIPALTEDYGEHLKVYFPDAGAAALARRDWGETPFVVRGMSEMKGQIQPDDEAFLFVEPSSVEVNELEKMCLEAGDRPVVLLLPRMENIAVIGIGVAGRNLRERFLNSLESCYYIRPLDGATLFRCYPSPWQVWLEVGETFELVSETATKPMGDALEQILAKATGSPDSPEQPPQPKRQDFLSTLKSFMRALTQ, encoded by the coding sequence ATGGCTGCAATTCCCAAGGATTTAGATGAAGCGATCGCCCAAGCGCAAGCCGCGACGAAAGCCGCAATCGCTGATGGCCTCCGCCGGCTGCAAGTTGAAATCGTGATTCCCGAACTTAAAGTCCAGCCCATTGCTGAAAAATTTATCCCGGCGCTGACAGAAGATTATGGTGAGCATCTGAAAGTTTATTTCCCTGATGCCGGTGCCGCCGCCCTAGCCCGTCGGGACTGGGGAGAGACGCCTTTTGTCGTTCGCGGCATGAGCGAAATGAAAGGGCAAATACAACCCGATGACGAAGCGTTCCTGTTTGTGGAGCCTTCCTCGGTCGAGGTGAACGAACTTGAGAAAATGTGCCTAGAAGCCGGTGATCGCCCGGTTGTGCTGTTGCTGCCTCGGATGGAAAATATAGCAGTGATCGGCATTGGTGTTGCGGGGCGCAACCTCAGAGAGCGTTTCCTCAACTCGCTGGAGTCTTGTTATTACATTAGACCCCTAGACGGAGCCACCCTATTCCGCTGTTATCCTTCCCCTTGGCAGGTTTGGCTGGAAGTCGGTGAGACTTTCGAGCTGGTTTCTGAGACAGCCACCAAGCCAATGGGAGATGCCTTAGAGCAAATTCTGGCCAAAGCTACTGGCTCACCAGACTCGCCAGAACAACCACCCCAACCAAAACGTCAAGATTTTCTCTCAACACTTAAGAGTTTTATGCGTGCCCTCACACAGTAG
- a CDS encoding metallophosphoesterase family protein: protein MTHRRIFIGDVHGHYDGLMVLLDAIAPGADDQVYFVGDLIDRGPQSADVVEFVRQSGYKCVLGNHEQLLLDSFPNGRQNNPALAAWLYSGGRATLASYGKAGIPMAHLEWMRTLPIYLDLGDIWLVHAGLAPNLPLEKQTPEDFCWIRDEFHRSTKPYFPDKLIITGHTITFTLPGVAAGELAQGPGWLDIDTGAYHPISGWLTGVDITHRKVYQVNVFQYSVRTLPLDEAITQIQPERVLMK, encoded by the coding sequence ATAACTCACCGACGCATTTTTATTGGCGATGTACATGGCCATTACGATGGTCTAATGGTTCTGTTGGATGCAATTGCCCCTGGAGCAGACGATCAGGTTTATTTCGTGGGTGATTTGATTGATCGCGGGCCTCAAAGCGCTGATGTTGTGGAGTTTGTGCGACAAAGCGGCTATAAATGCGTTTTGGGCAACCACGAGCAACTGTTACTCGATTCTTTCCCCAATGGACGCCAGAACAATCCGGCTCTGGCGGCATGGCTCTATAGTGGGGGGCGGGCGACGCTGGCAAGTTATGGAAAAGCCGGCATTCCAATGGCTCATTTGGAATGGATGCGGACACTGCCAATTTACCTAGACTTGGGCGATATCTGGTTAGTGCATGCCGGCCTTGCTCCCAATCTCCCTTTGGAAAAACAAACGCCTGAGGACTTTTGCTGGATACGCGATGAATTCCACCGCAGCACTAAACCTTACTTTCCCGATAAACTGATCATCACCGGCCACACGATTACGTTTACCTTACCGGGCGTAGCTGCCGGCGAACTGGCTCAAGGGCCGGGATGGCTCGATATCGACACCGGCGCTTATCATCCCATCAGTGGTTGGTTAACCGGCGTTGACATCACCCATCGAAAAGTTTATCAAGTCAATGTGTTTCAGTACAGTGTCCGCACGTTACCTCTGGATGAAGCGATCACACAGATTCAACCAGAACGGGTACTGATGAAGTGA
- a CDS encoding M48 family metallopeptidase, whose amino-acid sequence MFNPLSLISRSSHRRWFYALLSVVVAISVTVGSSYPSQAISIGDIFRGGIQVIQGIQIANMSDEKEVEFGGQINKQLRREVKISRNAELNKYIDQIGQRLAAQSDRPNIPYTFQVVTDDNINAFATVGGFVYINTGLIKAADNESQLASVMAHEIGHISGKHVLKGIRKASIEQGLASAAGMDRNTAVRLGVQVALRLPRSRNYEYEADKTGLMALKGAGYAQSGMIGFFQKLLGKGRSAPTFLSSHPATEDRIEAIRQTVDPAQASVGDGQDSAAYKAKIQQLL is encoded by the coding sequence ATGTTTAATCCTTTGTCTTTGATTTCCCGTTCTTCCCATCGGCGCTGGTTCTATGCGTTGCTGTCTGTCGTCGTCGCTATCAGCGTGACTGTGGGTTCCTCTTACCCCAGCCAGGCGATTTCCATCGGAGACATATTTCGCGGCGGAATTCAGGTAATTCAGGGAATTCAGATTGCCAATATGTCTGATGAAAAAGAAGTTGAATTTGGAGGGCAGATAAACAAGCAGCTGCGTCGTGAGGTTAAGATCAGCCGAAACGCGGAACTGAATAAGTACATTGACCAAATTGGTCAGCGCTTGGCTGCTCAGAGCGACCGGCCTAATATTCCCTATACCTTTCAAGTCGTTACAGACGATAACATCAATGCCTTTGCGACGGTGGGGGGTTTTGTTTATATCAACACCGGCTTGATTAAAGCAGCAGACAACGAATCCCAACTTGCGAGCGTCATGGCCCATGAAATTGGTCATATTTCAGGCAAGCACGTCCTGAAGGGCATCAGAAAAGCCTCAATTGAGCAAGGATTGGCCTCCGCTGCCGGTATGGATCGAAACACAGCCGTGAGACTTGGGGTGCAAGTCGCCCTGCGGCTGCCTAGAAGCCGAAATTATGAATATGAAGCCGATAAAACAGGTTTGATGGCATTAAAAGGGGCCGGCTACGCTCAATCTGGCATGATCGGCTTTTTTCAAAAACTGCTAGGTAAAGGTCGCTCAGCACCCACTTTTTTAAGCTCTCACCCAGCAACTGAAGATCGGATCGAGGCCATTCGACAAACTGTTGACCCGGCTCAAGCGAGCGTGGGAGATGGCCAAGACAGTGCAGCCTACAAAGCCAAAATTCAGCAGCTATTATAA
- a CDS encoding DUF4330 domain-containing protein, protein MKLLDSQGRLFGKISILDVGAALVILLVVVGIFFFPGTSGSVAQVNVPTKPIEVDLIVRGLSVRDPKALIQEFQKTNTTNVIIRNQPYGKIDIKSVQLLDKMLAVPQPDGSVKPKPDPRVEENYSSNLLITLTGKAQITETGPVLGNSKLKIGTPVELEGFTYNFNSSVIDVRVLDK, encoded by the coding sequence ATGAAGCTTTTAGATTCTCAAGGGCGCTTATTCGGTAAAATTAGCATCCTCGATGTGGGGGCTGCACTGGTGATTCTGCTGGTAGTTGTGGGGATTTTCTTCTTTCCTGGCACCTCTGGTTCTGTGGCTCAAGTCAATGTCCCCACCAAACCTATTGAGGTTGATTTGATTGTCCGAGGTCTGAGTGTGCGCGATCCCAAAGCTTTGATCCAAGAGTTTCAAAAAACGAACACGACAAATGTGATTATTCGCAATCAGCCTTACGGTAAGATTGATATTAAATCAGTACAACTTCTAGACAAAATGTTGGCAGTTCCCCAACCCGATGGCTCGGTCAAGCCAAAACCCGATCCAAGAGTTGAGGAGAATTACAGCAGCAATCTGCTGATTACACTGACTGGCAAAGCTCAAATTACTGAAACTGGGCCGGTATTGGGTAATAGTAAACTGAAAATTGGAACGCCGGTTGAACTTGAAGGTTTTACCTATAATTTCAATTCCAGCGTGATTGATGTGCGAGTGCTAGACAAATAG
- the crcB gene encoding fluoride efflux transporter CrcB, which produces MLQDPAIRNPIAITFGAIAGALSRYYLTLWFAQRFGTGFPYGTFFINLTGCFGMGLFITLALERLTTIPPEVRLLVTTGFLGAYTTFSTYGLESVVLLRNQHFLTAGFYWIGSAFLGLICVQLGVFLGRLGK; this is translated from the coding sequence ATGCTTCAAGATCCTGCAATTCGCAATCCCATCGCTATCACTTTTGGCGCGATTGCCGGTGCCCTCAGTCGCTATTACTTGACTTTGTGGTTTGCACAGCGCTTCGGCACCGGCTTTCCCTACGGCACCTTTTTTATCAATCTCACCGGCTGTTTTGGCATGGGCTTGTTTATTACCCTAGCTTTAGAACGGCTGACAACCATTCCCCCAGAAGTGCGGTTGTTAGTTACTACCGGCTTCTTGGGGGCTTACACAACTTTCTCCACCTATGGGTTAGAGAGCGTTGTCTTATTACGCAATCAGCACTTTCTCACAGCCGGCTTTTATTGGATAGGCAGTGCTTTTCTAGGACTCATCTGTGTTCAATTGGGCGTTTTTCTAGGCCGGTTGGGGAAATAA
- a CDS encoding M48 family metallopeptidase, giving the protein MPSYPGISSEAFRHPLDREAEQALRSLPGFDMVARKFVEFVYERPQFVFLMGNSIQVGPRQYASLYNIFRECVRDLDIYPEPSLFIAQNPQANAHAIGQEQPSVILNSGLLDLLSDEEIRTVIAHELGHIKCGHTTLIQMARWAMEVAFFIGDLTFGIGNIVSRGLILAFYEWMRKAELSADRAAFLVTDDLNPVMLAMMKLAGGSVRHSNECSLEEFLRQAERYQQLDQDSLNQVYKFLLYNNIAQNVFLSHPFTVERVHYLQEWSKSEDYRQIRAGNYRRASAEGSVEVQSEASSNDNDVDVLRRQVEELQREINRVKSQRPPGEQ; this is encoded by the coding sequence ATGCCTTCTTACCCTGGAATCTCTAGCGAAGCCTTTCGTCATCCCCTTGATCGCGAAGCTGAGCAAGCTTTACGCAGTTTACCTGGCTTTGATATGGTGGCCCGCAAATTTGTAGAATTTGTTTATGAGCGCCCCCAGTTCGTTTTTTTAATGGGCAATAGCATTCAAGTGGGACCCCGCCAGTATGCTAGCCTCTATAATATATTCCGGGAATGCGTGCGGGATTTAGATATTTACCCTGAACCTTCATTATTTATCGCTCAAAATCCCCAGGCTAACGCTCATGCAATTGGGCAAGAACAGCCTTCTGTAATTTTAAATTCTGGGCTTTTAGACTTACTGAGCGATGAGGAAATTCGGACTGTAATAGCTCATGAATTAGGGCATATTAAATGCGGTCACACGACCTTAATTCAAATGGCGCGGTGGGCAATGGAAGTTGCTTTTTTTATTGGAGATTTGACGTTTGGAATCGGCAATATAGTAAGTAGGGGGTTGATTTTAGCATTTTATGAATGGATGCGAAAAGCTGAATTGTCTGCGGATCGAGCGGCTTTTTTGGTTACGGATGATTTGAATCCGGTGATGCTGGCGATGATGAAACTTGCCGGCGGCAGTGTTCGGCACAGTAACGAGTGCAGTTTAGAGGAGTTTCTTCGTCAAGCAGAAAGGTATCAGCAACTCGACCAAGACAGTTTGAATCAAGTGTATAAATTTTTGCTTTATAATAACATTGCTCAAAATGTGTTTCTCAGCCATCCTTTCACGGTTGAGCGAGTTCACTATTTGCAAGAATGGTCAAAATCAGAAGATTACCGTCAAATTCGTGCCGGCAACTATCGCCGTGCAAGTGCGGAGGGATCGGTTGAGGTGCAATCAGAGGCATCCAGCAATGATAATGATGTGGATGTATTGCGCCGGCAGGTTGAGGAATTGCAACGGGAAATTAATCGGGTGAAATCTCAGCGTCCACCGGGAGAACAGTAG
- a CDS encoding diguanylate cyclase, whose protein sequence is MQQEHLPLSLIMVDVDAFKCYNDSYGHQAGDDGKFSIKRRSLGRGTSRKSSASAVKFNS, encoded by the coding sequence CTGCAACAGGAGCATTTGCCTCTATCGCTGATTATGGTTGATGTTGACGCTTTTAAATGCTACAACGATTCCTACGGACATCAAGCTGGGGATGATGGAAAATTTTCCATTAAAAGGCGTAGCTTAGGGCGTGGAACATCAAGGAAATCCTCCGCTAGTGCGGTCAAATTTAATAGCTAA
- a CDS encoding mechanosensitive ion channel domain-containing protein, producing MKWIFNQAQKISSECFKLLNANLFDIGDKSFSLGLIFQLILLIIIVFLVSRAFSVWLKHRLLIRMGFDRGSREAIAAVISYSLTALGFLIVLQSVGINFSSIAVLAGVLGIGLGFSLQNLASNFISGLTLLFERPIKVGDFIEVDDLLGTVENISIRSTIVRTIDGVFVIVPNIRFVENNIINWSYRDPKCCIHIPVGVDYGTDPILVTEALLAAARMESSVLSYPSPKVWFKGFAESDLKFELLVWIDQPHESDPIKSALHFRIEHEFRHRGISIPFPQRNLYIRNIDELGALFNKSNPDEATNGKMPAQHPTPAPPTNLSPKSPNNWTLRDLLRRVTYFEQCSDLELRQLIEYGYRQLFPSGQVVCQENGPGESFYIILTGSVEVFSQKIGKYIATLHEGEFFGEMSLLMGTPRSATVRTLEDSILFVVERHDLQKLLVEHPGLADQLAQKLSERQQALRNLGLLPEGSLEETPLIWVRKRLQTLFGI from the coding sequence ATGAAGTGGATTTTTAATCAAGCACAGAAAATATCTTCCGAGTGTTTCAAACTTTTGAACGCCAACCTGTTTGATATCGGCGACAAAAGTTTTTCCCTTGGTTTAATCTTCCAGCTTATTCTTTTAATTATTATTGTCTTTCTGGTTTCTCGCGCCTTCAGCGTGTGGCTAAAACATCGGCTGTTAATCCGTATGGGATTCGACCGGGGCAGCCGAGAAGCCATTGCCGCAGTCATCAGCTATTCGCTGACCGCCCTAGGCTTTTTAATTGTTCTGCAATCAGTTGGGATTAATTTCAGCTCCATCGCAGTCTTAGCCGGCGTCTTAGGAATTGGCTTAGGTTTCTCGTTGCAAAATTTAGCGAGTAATTTTATTAGCGGTTTAACACTTTTGTTTGAGCGACCGATTAAAGTTGGAGATTTTATTGAAGTTGATGATTTATTAGGAACGGTTGAAAATATTTCTATTCGCTCTACAATTGTTCGTACCATCGATGGAGTATTTGTGATTGTCCCGAATATCCGCTTTGTTGAAAATAATATTATTAACTGGAGCTATCGAGACCCCAAATGCTGCATTCATATCCCCGTGGGAGTTGACTACGGAACTGACCCAATTCTCGTCACAGAGGCATTGCTCGCCGCTGCCCGGATGGAATCGAGTGTATTATCCTATCCTTCTCCAAAGGTGTGGTTTAAAGGATTTGCGGAAAGTGATTTAAAATTTGAACTTTTGGTTTGGATAGATCAGCCCCACGAGAGTGATCCAATTAAAAGTGCTTTGCATTTTCGCATTGAACATGAATTCCGTCATCGAGGAATTTCAATTCCTTTTCCGCAGCGAAATTTGTATATCCGCAATATAGATGAACTGGGTGCTTTGTTTAATAAAAGCAATCCTGATGAAGCAACGAACGGCAAAATGCCGGCTCAACATCCCACGCCCGCACCCCCTACAAATTTATCGCCAAAATCACCGAATAATTGGACACTCCGAGATTTATTGCGGCGCGTGACTTATTTTGAGCAGTGTTCAGATTTGGAATTGCGGCAATTGATTGAATACGGCTACCGACAACTGTTTCCTTCCGGGCAGGTTGTTTGCCAAGAAAACGGCCCAGGAGAGTCTTTTTATATTATTCTCACCGGCTCTGTTGAAGTCTTTTCTCAAAAAATTGGCAAATACATTGCTACACTGCATGAAGGTGAGTTTTTTGGGGAGATGTCTTTGCTGATGGGAACGCCTCGCTCAGCAACCGTTCGCACTTTAGAAGACTCGATTCTTTTTGTTGTAGAACGTCACGATCTCCAGAAACTTTTAGTCGAGCATCCAGGTTTAGCCGATCAGCTTGCTCAAAAATTATCTGAACGCCAACAAGCACTTCGCAATTTAGGATTATTACCCGAAGGTTCTTTAGAAGAAACGCCTTTGATTTGGGTTCGCAAACGACTACAAACTCTTTTTGGTATTTAA